The sequence below is a genomic window from Candidatus Methanoperedens sp..
TGATAGCGCAATAGCTATTGTAATTAAAAAAAACATTCGTTTATTTTTTTCGGCATCTTTTCTTGCATAAAAGAAAACACCTGACATCTTACTTCCCCCANATGGCTTTAATAATGTCCACCCTGCTTGCTTTGATAGCCGGATATACCCCGGCCAGTATTGTTACTGTAAAAGAAATGAGCGTTGCATTATAAAGCAGGTAATAGCCGAACCTTGCGCTTATCCATGTCTGCATTATGGCGTCGTAAAAAGGATGCGTTTCCAGGTACCAGGTTGCAAGGTATCCCACAATGTTCCCAATGGAAACTCCTATTACGCCAAAAAGCGCAGCCTCTATTATAAAAACCGTAAAAATGAAGGAGTCTTTCGCTCCTATGGCTTTCATTATCCCTATCTGCCTTCTTTTATGAAGTACATTTATGTATATTACTATNCCNACCGAGATNGCTGCNGCNATCAAGCCAACCGAGGATATAACAGCAGTAAAACCTTTCCATGCATCTGCAAAACTTAGCAAGAATTCGGTCTCT
It includes:
- a CDS encoding ABC transporter permease, with amino-acid sequence LQKLDRGAPIDSNDKNAILISYRLAEDLKLDVGNEAELAFENGQVKLYNVKGIVRTGDKDFDGSTVIMPLIEADRQLAIDNSASVILIRLSDKDLAGTYKQGLIQDLEVSNIKTWKEETEFLLSFADAWKGFTAVISSVGLXAAAISVGIVIYINVLHKRRQIGIMKAIGAKDSFIFTVFIIEAALFGVIGVSIGNIVGYLATWYLETHPFYDAIMQTWISARFGYYLLYNATLISFTVTILAGVYPAIKASRVDIIKAXWGK